CCCCAGGGGGCGTGGTCCCGCACTCCACCCTACCCGACGGCCACGCCCCCTCCCCAGATATCTGCTTGTAGTCGGAGGCCAGTAGCTGGGACGACTCGAACTCCTCGACTTAAACGTGTCGCTAGGTAAGCTGTTGTTTAGGGACTCTAGGGAAGGTGAGGTGGAGCACGGGATCCCCGGGAGCCGCGGGGATGGGCCGCGGCTTGCTCTGCTCTCCTGATCCCCTACTGTGGGGCCTTCTGGCTCTCCAGCTCCGCGCTGGGCCCCTTCCCGGACGTGCCCCGGTCGCCCGGTTACTCACCCTCCCTAAGGGGACACGGGTAGGTGTGGCTGCAGTAGGAGGTTTCCTTGCCAGACTTTGGGTAGTACTTACCGCTAGGCCACCTGTTTTGTGCGTGGGTGGCGCTCCCTCCTGTGCTTTCCGGCGGGCTGGAGGTGCTGGGGGACTCTCTGCTAGCTGGAGGTGGGGCGGTCCCCGAAGGGCCGGGCCTTGCTAGCTGCATGCTGGGCAGCGGgatagtagccaggcagggagaggGGGAGCCGCCCTGGCCCCTCGCGGTTGGGCCTCTTCTAGGGAGGAGGAGCGGCTGGGCGCGCTGGCTTGGTGTTTGCGCCGGGATGGGgcgggaggagaggaagagggggaaggccCTAGGGCGCAAAGGAAAACTTCACCCGCGCTGGCGGCCTTTACAGGCCGGAAATGCAAGGTtaggttttgatttttatttaaaaagccaggctGTGAGCCCACAGCTTTTCTGGGGTTGCAGCGTAGGTCTGTGCAGGGTGAACCCTCTTCTGCAGATCAGCTCTCTCCTGCAGGGTCTGTGGTGGTGCCTCTTTGCAAAATAGCAGACCGCTTCTGccgacagatacatacatacatacacacatacatacatatatgtatatatatacatacacacatatatgtatatatatacatacatatatacacatacatacacacacacacacacacacacacacacatatatatatatatatatatatatatatatatatatatatatatatatatataaaaataacctTTTCTATTAGAAAGGGGTGTGTGCGGGAAGAGGGAGCTGGCTAGCTCAAGTGCCCGGAGAAATAGGAGCTACTTTTATTCCTCCAGGctgttctgcttcctcttcctatgGCCCGGTCTTAGTGCTTTTAGTCTGTTCTCCAAGCTGAAGTCAGAGGGAGTGTGAAAAATAATTGATTCATAAATCAATAGTGATGGGTTATGCCTGCAGccctgcactggggaggtggagaggtaGGATTCAGGATTTCCTTGGCTCCAAACACCAAACCGcctaaacaaaaacaatgtttaaaacCAGCCCACAAATCTGTGTTTAATTGTCCCACGTCCCCATTTTTTTTGGTCCTGCTGGGCTCAAACTTTTCAAAGGACCTTCTTTCTCTAGCTGCTTTGGGACTCTGGGTCCCTAAAGTGATCCTTTAAGCCCCTGCTCAGCCATCCCCTGCTCTGGGACGGGTCTCCTCAGAGTCCGATTTCTCTCCACCATCTCCTCTTGGGTGACAGCTTGGATGCCACCATGTACCCTTACACCCTCCACTTGTCTTAGCCCCCCTCACCCCGCTTCCCCGGGGGTGAGAACAGAATCTTTTCTGTGTTGGGATCTGAGTAAGCTGTTAGGCTCAGCCCAGGGTTGGGGGAAACTGGCTTTCTTTGTCCTACTGAGTGCCAGGGCAAGAATTTGCTTTGTGCCCCATATCTGGCAGCTGTGGGAGGGAAGGTTTCTTCCCATGGCCCTCGTGTGACCATGCACACCACAGGGCCCACTGTTATTAAGCTCACCTCCTGCTCTGCATTGTGGCTGGCACATCCCTTCAGCTTCCAGCTACTGGACGCTGCACGGTTCCTGTCCAAACTGAAGCAGAAAACTAGCGAGTCTAGAAGATGGGAGAGTCGGGCTGGGAGATGAGGAAAACggagtgggtgggtaggtgggggtgAAGCAGGATGTTGGGGGGAGGAATTCAGGGCTAGGTTTGGTGGAGAGCAGGGTCCACTGGCCTTGCAGAGACCTAGGGCAGTGGTGGCCTCTGTTCCTGGGGGAGTTCTTGAGGTGGTATTATTGGAAGGGACTGCTTCTGGTTCCTGCACTTGAAGGCGGGAGTTCCCCAGCTGGGCTGCTGGAGGGACTGGACTATTCTCCCCTCTTCCCCGGCTGTTTGCTCTGCTCTGTCTTATGGCCCCGCCCCTGgtatccctcccttctcttcacaCAGCATTCACTCTCCCCAGAACAATGGAGCAGCATGTGGCTAGCCAGCCTGGCTGCCGTAAACCTCGGGCTCCTTCTCTACCCCTGTGCCTCCCCAGATCCCTGTGTCCAGTTCAACTGGTCAGTCTGtccctgtcctcagctctgggctcTTTTCTGTTAGACTATGTTAGCCtggcggggtgggggtgaagATGAGCCTTGCAGTCTCCTGGAGCCCTGGCCCTCTGCATGTGCTGGGTGAGCATGTCTGTCCATGTGtgtcccctcccccagagggCCTGCCTCTTGGGAGCTGGGTAGTTTGGTGGCAGCTGTTTCTGGGAGCCCCTTAGAAAGGCAGTCTTGGGAGTAGGGGGGCAGCTCATTGCTAGGGCCAGAGATCCTGCTTCCCAGCCCCAGAAAAGCAACCAACCGACCCCGCTGACAAGCAAAGCCATGTTAACTCCGCCCACATCTGAGCAGTTGGAGTTGCTTTTGGACATTGGCCAGAGATTCCTGGGGGCACTAAAGTGTGAGAAGCCCTGGCTGCCGAATCTGTTGTCAGTTTTCTCATGGGACAGGGAAGTGGTGAAGTGCCAGCTGTGAGGTTAGCAGGAAGGGGGTCTAATACCTGGTGCCCATGAATCCCCTGTGACATCAGAAAAAGCAGTGGCTTCCCCTCCATGGCAGGGTCCCTGAAGTGCTAGTGGCCTGCTCTGTCACTTTGCCTGAGTGACCTGAGTTTTTAACCCACCTCCCTGCCAGCAGTAGCCAGGCTCTGGGCTGGAAAGTGACCCAGTACAGTTGGGATGGGCTGTAGAGGGGTTGAGGAGGCCATCCTGGTGCTCAGTTGAGCTCCTGGAATCTTCCAGAACTTGCTACAAGGCCTATGGAAAATTCCCTTCTATTTTCAGCTAGTGGCCCCCTTTGCCACATTTCTCAGGATAAGAGGCTGACACGCTGTCCATGCTGGACAGGCAGGGTGGGTGTGGCATCCTACCCCCAGGCCCTGGGCTGGGCTTATCTGGCAGAGGGGTTTGAGTCTTATCCTGCCCGGTGttgtccctacccccacccccattgaggGTTAGAAGGCTCTGGGTTTCTGCTAGTACATGTGGGTGGTGCTGAGTATGGAACACACATCTAaggatgtggttcagttggtagagtgcttgcctaggattcAGGAAGCCCTGGATTGCATCcagctgggctacataagactgtctcaaaataaaaaaggtgtAACTGTGGGGCCCAGGTGTTCTAGGCGCTATTCACCCATCCAGAgtttgtgcacacacagatgtgtgCACCCTGCCCCTACTccccacatatatatgtgtgtgtgtgtgtgtgtgtgtgtgtgtgtgtgtgtgtgtgtgtatgatgtgtgttcCTGTGCTCATGTACATaaacatacccccacacacatatacgtgTAACATTACATAgtcacacacagataaacacatgtGTGTACCTAGTCTGGCAGTCATGATCACATCTTAGCCATTTCATTTTGTCAGACTTTGTCTCAGGCAGAGGCTCACCAGGGTCTAGCCCAGAGCCCCTTCAGGTAAGAGCTTCAGCCCCATCTCCATCTCTCATCTCTCCATCATCTCGTGGAGGGTGGACTGTGCCTTTTCCAGGGCCACACCTGGTGTTGCTGAGAGCAGCCAGAGAGCAACAAGGTAGCCTGCGCCAGGAGTGGCTGAGGGAGCTGGGGCTCTTCCAGTTACAAGCTCCAGACTGCTGCTGTGGGCTGTGTCCTGGTGTGTGTGCAGGGCCAGGGAGGCCTCCTGGATACCCCTGCCCCACCCTAGCTGGACTCTGTCCCCACCCTGGGCCATGGGTGGGCTGGCTCTGACTAGCCCAGCTTCTTcctttcagcctcctgagtggctggTTTGGGTAGTGGAGCAGCCTTGTGGGTCTCCAGGGGGCTCTCCCAGCTCCCACCCTACCGCAGTCACTTCATTTCCATGTTTCAGTCTTTTCCGCTGTAGTTAGGGTGAGTGTGGCACACAGGGGGTGCCCAAGACTCTGGCCCGTGCCAGCCCCTGGGTTGGGCCTGGGGTGTTGAGGGACCCTTGCGTTGCCCTGTGTGATGTGTGCTGAAGGCCGTAGGCTTCCCAGGCCTTTCCAAGGAAGAAGCTGGAATTTAGGTGTGAGGGGACTTGAGAGTGAGGAAGCCCCCTTTGAGTCTTTTTTCGTGAGCCTGGGGAGGTGGGCGTGATAACGGTGTCTGAGCAGACAGGCAGAAGGTGCAAAGCAGGGAAGAGAGGATGATGACAGCCATGGTGGTGCAACCTGCTTCCTGGTCTGGCCCCGCCCTCTGGACCTTACTTCCTGTCCCACTCCCACAATGCCTCCCCGGCCTGGAACCACAGCCTGCCCTCTCCACATCCTGTTGTCTGTACCTAGAGcagcctccctctgtctctcttcttgagatggtctctgtagcctaggctagcccagatctctccagcccaggctggtccagaGCAGTGCTCTTGTTACAGGCAAGCACCAACACCCTAGCTTCTCCCACTGTTTTCCAAGTGTCTGACTATTTTTCATATTCCAGGTCCGTTTTGCACTCCTCCCCCATTACTTTTTATCTCTTTCGTTAGCAGGCCTTTAGCAGTCGGTGACCCCACCACCTCCTCTGGTTCCAGGTTCTGCCCTGTGTCTCCTGTGTCAGGTATTGGATATGTTTGTTGAGTGACTTTGTGATCGCAGTTTGCAGCAATGGCCATGGCCAGTATTTGTTGCCTGCCTGTTCTGGGCAGAGCTGTACCCTCAGTGCTGGTATGTATTACTTCATTTCAATGTCATGATTTGTGTGAAGCTGCAACAATTCCCATTTCTCAGATACAAAAACTGAGGCCCTGAGAGGTTGAGTAACTAATGATAGTCAGCTGACAGGTAGGAAGATCCGAACTCGAGTGTCCCTGActggagttggggaggggaggagagaggcagggagactgGTTAGAAGAGGAAAGGGCAGCTCTCCTCATGCTGATGTCATCAGGTCCCCATGTCACCCCCTGTCCTGGGAGGCCTGGGTGGGGCCCACTCTCCCTCTCTGGGCCAGCCTTCTTCCCAGAACTCCCGGCATTGGAACATTCTAGGACTCTATGACCTGTGCTAGAGACCTGACCAGCAGGCCGGCAGCCAGGACCTCTTCAAGGTGGGGGCTTCTCTGGACTCGTGGCCCTGCCTGGCTGGGGCCACAGCTGAGAGGTCAGTAGGTGCCATGTCACTTCTCTGGAAGGCTGGCCAGTGACATCTTTCCAGCCAGGCAGGACTGAGTCCCCAGAGAGGGCCAGGGCTTATGGAGAAGTCTGAATCTTTGGGGAGAGAGGCGCCCTGCCTTGCATACTTTGCTCCCCCAAACCTGAGGACTCCAAGGTGGAGGGTTGGAGCTGAAGCAAGTGGGCCTTGCTGGGTAGAGCAGGTGAAAATCAACCCTGGGGCAGTGGAGTTACCATAAATGGGAAGAGTCTGGCCATGAGCTAGGGCCCAGGGTACCTAGAGCTGagggggctggggatgcagctcagctggtacagcgcttgcctagtgtgcagagccctgggttcagtccacaGCAGCACAGAAATTGGACATGGCAGTACACagttgtaatcctagcacttggaggttGAGGCCTGTGTGGGCTACAGGAAGCccgaaaaacaaaatgacaaaacagaaaatccaGCTGTAGCTGGGTTGTTTAGAAGACAGCTAGCTCCTTTATATGGCTGACCAATCCCAGGGCCACACAAACCTGCTCAGGCCTGTCCCCATCCCATTGGCTCCCTTGGCCCTGCTGGAGTGTTTGGCCATCCCTGAGCAGATGTCAAAGGTCACCCCTGAATTTGACTGAGTCTGGAAAGGGGGAAGGACTTACCTAAGGGCTGACCCTAGAGTAGCTGTTCTTGACCTTGAGCTAAGGCTGGTTGGTCCTACCCTGTCCTGGGGTCACTTGTGTACAATGGCTGTGCTGCcatatcctttaaaaaaacaaaacaaaacatttatttatttagtatatatgagtgacctgtCTTCAGGCACACCAGAAGGGtgaatcagatcccattacagatggttgtgagcctccttgtggtttctgggaattgaactcaggacctctggaagaacagcaagtgcccttaacctctgagccactaaCTTAGCCCCACCCCATTTTAATGTTGGTGTGGCTGCAGTCCAGGTGTCTTGAGTTCATAGCAGTCCCTTCGCCTTaccccatccccagccctggttGCTGGGTTGGCCTGTAAGAGCCACTGCCTTCAACTTTTGCCTGCATTCTGTGCCTCTGAGGGGTCACTGGGAGAACTGGATCTCGTGGCTAGGAGTAGTGCCTGGGGCTAGGTGTGAGTTTGCTGGAAGTGTGTCCCCTCTGGGGACCTTTAGTGGTGATCCACCTGGCCATGATCTCATATCAGCCCCTCGGGGAGCCATGCTAGGCTGTGAACAGCCCTAGCTGTGCTCTGCAGTCTCCTGAGGGAGAGTGCTCGCAGGGTTGTGGGGCAGAGCGGGAAGGGAGTAGGGGGTATTGATTTGTGCTTTTGGCATTGAAGTCCCTTACAATGTTTACTGAGTGTCTGAAGCATGCCAAGGACTGTGTTGGGGACATATAGGGGTTACTAAAAGGGAGTTGTCTGGTGTGTACTGCCCCccactgtgtgcgtgtgtgtgtgtgtgtgtgtgtgtgtgtgtgtgtgtgtgtgtgtgtccgtccatccAGAGAATAACCTCCACTGTTAATCTTCcaggtgttttttgagacagtctctcactgggacctgaggctagactggctggccagccctagggatccacctgcctctactttcccAGTGTGGGGAttgcaggcacacaccaccatcttagccttttaaaagatgaattagctgggccatggtggcacgtgcctttaatcctagcacttgggagacagaggcagtttgaggcaagcctggtctgcacagtgagttctaggacagccaaggctacacagcaaaaccctctcttgacagatttatttttgttaactaTGTACATATGTGgtctgtgtgtgagtttgtgcatgtgagtacagatgcAGGCTAGAAGAGCAagcatgtcagatcccctggagctggaattacaggtgaacTGTCCGAcgtggatctgaactcaagtcctcttcaaaagcagtaagcactcttaactgctgagctgccttTGCAGCCCTACACCAGGCTTTTCTATTATACATGGATTGTGGGGATCAAACCCGGGTTCTCTGCTTGTGTGATAAGTGTTCTACTGACTGGGCTATCACCCCAGCACATGACCCGGCATTTTCTTACACCGTGGAGATGGAGGGAGGTCTGTAGTTGCTATGGAAGCCCAGCGCTGGCACCTGAGCAGATACCCGAGCCAAGGTGTGACTACAGACAAGGTGACCTAGGGTGAGCCTCTGGAGTCTCTGGCTGTGCCTTGTCTGGTCCTCTGAGGCAGGGCCCTGAAAGCCCCCTTCTCTCTGTAGGTCAGCCATGTCATCTGAGCCACCCCCGCCGCCACAGGCCCCGACGCACCAGACTAATGTCGGGCTATTGGACACTCCTCGGGCCCGGGATCGCTCTCCATCCCCACTGCGAGGCAATGTGGTCCCTAGTCCTCTGCCCACCCGCAGGACAAGGACCTTCTCAGCGTAAGTCTCAGGCTGGCCAGACACACTTCCTAAATTGGGGGCTGCTACCAGAGCGAGCAGGATCTATTCTCTGGGCACCGCTTGGAGAGTCCCAGAGAAGTGCCAGTGAGGAAACTCACTGGGTGCCTGCAAACTCAGGTGCTATCCTCCTCATCTGTGGGAGCcgccgcccccacccctgctgtaGTGATAAGCTGCTGGGCTTTATCCACAGAGCCCTCTTCCCCAGGAAGCCTTGACTTCCTTGGCTGTTTGGTGGGGACAGTGCCTGGGTAGCCACTAGTAGGTGTAGAGTTTAAGCCCTGTGAGTGGATGCTAAACTGTTACTAACAGTTTCTGAAGGGATGCTCCCAAATATGTTATTTCAGCCCTGTTTCCAGATGGACAAACAGGCCTGAGAAAATGTGCCAAGGTTATCCAGTCATTTCTGCAATTCTGTGTGACTACACATGGCGGCCCTAGGCAGGTCTCCCTGAGGCACGCTGGAAGAGTGGAGGGGTGGCTACTGTATAGAAGTAATGGGTGTCCCCTCGCATCTCCCTCTCTGTCAGGACGGTGAGGGCTTCACAGGGCCCTGTCTACAAAGGAGTCTGTAAATGCTTCTGCCGGTCCAAGGGCCACGGCTTCATCACCCCAGCTGATGGTGGCCCTGACATCTTCCTTCACATCTCTGAGTGAGTTCACTGTAGCATGTCTGGAGGTCTAGACTGGGGGTTGAGGGGTGTGGTCCTGGCCCCATGCTGTATAGGACAGTGTGATTGGAAAGTGCTAGGCTTGAGGGTGGGTGTATGAGGAGCACAAGGCTGCACAGTTCATGTGTGATGGTgattgggcatgtctgtgaattGTATGAAGTCTTGGGTGTATGTCCACCTCAGATGCTGTGGGCAAGGTGACAGTGCTGGGCCCGGTATGTGAAAGCAAATGGTTCATGGTGGGTTAGGAGTGTCCTGTGCCTGGCCTGTGGGGAGGGTGTCCCTGGAATGGGGAGGGTGTCCCTGGGATGGGGAGTGTGTTGGCCTCCTCAGGGGAGTGGCCTGGAGAGGCTGGGGTTGTCTGTTTCTTCTGCTCCAGGAAGGAAGCTCAGGGCTGGTCCCTTGGTCGCTGaggctcttccttcctgtctggaaGCCTGCAGGAGTCCGTCCCCAAGGCCCCCAACAGCCCCTTCCCTGTTTGGCTCCGAGCAGCTTTTGGGTTTCCTGGGAACTCCAACTAGAACCTCTATCCAGACTTGCTTCTTTGGCCCAAGCGCCCAGCCTGCCCTGATTTCATTTTGGCTGAACTGGGGACTGAGTCCAAAGCTAGGCAAGTACCCTACCAGTGACTAACGCCCTGGCCACACATTCAATCTCACTCGGCCAATGGGAGCCAGAGCCTTTTTCCCAGAAGCCCCAACTAAGTCTGAAACCATGGCTTGAAAAAAAGGGCCGTGTTGCACCCTCTGCTGCAATGGGAGTTCTAGCAAGCTATCCTTTGCCACCCCAGCATGCTTACGTACCAGGTCTGATTAAAGCCtgtaagctgggtatggtggtgtatgcctgtgatcccagcacacagaaggcagaggtaggagagctggtgaaagtttgaggccagcctggtctatacactgagtttcaggccagccagggctacatattaaGACTCTAGTctctaagaataaaataaaatcccccTACCTAGCACAGATGAGATAGTTGCTGGATGCATTTtacatgtgtatgaatgcatgcatgGGTGTATAATGTCCATACTACCTCTTTCCAGGAAGGATTTCCAGTGATTTATAAGCACACACAGTATAATATGAATAGTGATTAGGAGGAAGCACAGGATGGGCAAGCTTGAGTGATGGAGGTTCTGTGAGATGTCTAGGGTCTACTGTTGGAAATGGCTACCAGAAGCGCCCTGGTGACCATTTCAGAGAGGAACATTGATCACTCAGCGAGTCAGAACAAGGTACTTCCAGGGCATGTTGGCTGGCCCTGGGGCTTAGGGTCACCAGGATGCTGCCCTCGATGTGAGACCATGATCCATCCCCTAGGAAGTCAGGAAGCCTTGCAGTGGCTGATCACAAGAGAGAGACCAGTTCGGGACTTAGCTTGAAGCAACTGGGgacttttctctttcccattGCTATTTATTCAGCATAGGCAGGttttttgttgagatagggtttttctgtgtaatagcactggctgtcctagaactcactctgtagactaggctggcctagaactcatagagctccacctgcctctgcctcaagtactggaattaaaagcatgcgccaccaccacctggctaaacatATGTActttcacatgctaggcaaactactctgcctttttggttttttgagacagggtttctctgtgtagttttggtgcctgtcctggatctcgctctgtagactaagctggccttgagctcacgaGATCTGCTtggcctcccagtgctgggattaaaggcgtgtgccaccacccggccgcatgtatttatttttataaattgttttttgCACTTTttaatgcatatgtatgtatgtgtataccacCGTACTAGTATGGAGGTCCAACGCATtataggaatcagttctctcctaccatgtgtgttaaagggatcaaattcaggttgtgaGGCCTGGTGGTGAGCAgccttatccccccccccccccccccccccagttcatCTTGCTGAGCTCCTCTGTActcttttgagacatgatctcaactaagttggccagcctggtcttcaattCTCTCTTTAGGTCAGGGAGACCTTCAACTCactcctcttgtctcagcctcccaagtagctgggattacatgccCATGCTGCCAGGCTTGGCTTATTAGGCACTTTTTTGAAGGTGGAAAAGTTTGGTTCTGGAAGCCCTGGGACCAAGGGCAGTATGTAGAGGCAGCCAAGGAAAGCTGGTCTAAGTTTGGGTCTCTGGCTTTTCTACCCACATGCTCAGTGCCGATACATGAACATCCAAGTGGCTGGGCTGTCTTAGCCCCAGAGAGGAGCCGCTGGGCCAGGACACAGGCTAGTAGAAGGGCAAGGAGGCACTGTTTCTGGAAGGACTGAGTAGCTAGGAAGATGGTGTCCATCCTGGTGTCCCAGTGAGGAGTCTATGGGGCTTGTTTTCTGTGGgcactgattgtgtgtgtgtgtgtgtgtgtgtgtgtgtgtgtctattcgtgttttcagaggccagaggtcagcattggtgtcttctatcattctccaccttagttattttcttaaaattttacgagtgtttgcctgcatgtatgtaagtgcaccatatgtatgcctggtgcctgtggaagccagaagagggtgtcggatcccctggaacaggagttacatacagacagctgtgagctgttaagtgggtgctgggaattgaacccacgtcttctgcaagagtaaacaatgggctggagagatggttcagaggttaagagcactgaatgttcttccagagttcaattcccagcacccacatggtggctcacaaccatctgcaatgaaatctggcgccctcttctgtatacataataaataaataaatattaaaaaaaaaaaaaagtaaatagcaAGGGCTCCTAaccatgccatctctccagtcccatctccACCTTATTTGTCgggacagggtctctcgctgatCTGCAAGGCTAGGTGGCCAGCCAGCAccaggaccctcctgtctctgcctctccagcactgggcaaGTAcactccaccacacctggctttttcacatgggtgctggggatccaaactcaggtagGCATTTTCtagactgagccatttcctcagccctgaTGATTGCTTTCTCTCCCGCAGTGTGGAAGGGGAGTATGTTCCAGTGGAAGGCGACGAGGTCACCTATAAGATGTGCTCTATCCCGCCCAAGAATGAGAAACTGCAGGCTGTAGAGGTGGTGATCACCCACCTGGCACCGGGCACCAAGCATGAGACCTGGTCCGGGCATGTCATCAGCTCCTAGGGCCTACAAGAACCCTTCTCCTGGGCTTGAGGGAGACtttggggaggaggagcaggacaCCCTGGATA
Above is a window of Onychomys torridus chromosome 8, mOncTor1.1, whole genome shotgun sequence DNA encoding:
- the Carhsp1 gene encoding calcium-regulated heat-stable protein 1 produces the protein MSSEPPPPPQAPTHQTNVGLLDTPRARDRSPSPLRGNVVPSPLPTRRTRTFSATVRASQGPVYKGVCKCFCRSKGHGFITPADGGPDIFLHISDVEGEYVPVEGDEVTYKMCSIPPKNEKLQAVEVVITHLAPGTKHETWSGHVISS